A genomic window from Natrinema sp. HArc-T2 includes:
- the cofC gene encoding 2-phospho-L-lactate guanylyltransferase, giving the protein MRVMVPFAAETPKTRLESVLSPAERLRFAHAMLADVLCAIVETGHEPTVVATAPLDLDALELPDNVATAVSVMVDDRPLTDAVNARLPGGDAATGDAVAVVMADLALATPASLERLLAADADIAIAPGRAGGTNALVVREPAFTVDYHGTSYLDHCEIAREVGASLETIDSLRLGTDIDEPDDLVEVLVHGREGDRAPACLRAFGFELDRHGGRVGVVRSEESLTET; this is encoded by the coding sequence ATGCGTGTCATGGTCCCGTTCGCAGCCGAGACGCCGAAGACGCGCCTCGAGTCCGTGCTGTCCCCAGCCGAGCGGCTGCGCTTTGCCCACGCCATGCTCGCGGACGTGCTGTGTGCGATCGTCGAGACGGGCCACGAGCCGACGGTCGTCGCGACCGCGCCGCTCGATCTCGACGCGCTCGAACTCCCGGACAACGTCGCGACAGCAGTGTCGGTCATGGTCGACGACCGACCCCTGACGGACGCGGTCAACGCGCGGCTGCCAGGCGGCGACGCGGCGACCGGAGACGCCGTCGCGGTCGTCATGGCCGACCTCGCGCTGGCGACGCCCGCTTCCCTCGAGCGCCTCCTGGCTGCCGACGCCGACATCGCGATCGCGCCGGGGCGGGCCGGCGGCACGAACGCGCTCGTCGTTCGCGAGCCCGCGTTTACCGTCGACTATCACGGCACTTCCTATCTCGACCACTGCGAGATCGCTCGCGAGGTCGGGGCCAGTCTCGAGACGATCGACTCGCTTCGGCTAGGAACAGATATCGACGAACCCGACGACCTCGTCGAGGTGCTCGTCCACGGACGCGAGGGCGATCGTGCGCCCGCCTGCCTTCGGGCGTTCGGCTTCGAACTCGACCGACATGGCGGTCGGGTCGGCGTCGTTCGTTCCGAGGAGTCACTGACAGAGACGTGA
- a CDS encoding tubulin/FtsZ family protein, with translation MKLAMIGFGQAGGKIVDRFLEYDDRTNSGIVRAAIAVNSAKADLIGLDNIPQENRVLIGQARVKGHGVGADNELGAEVAEEDIDEVQNAIDQIPTHEVDAFLIVAGMGGGTGSGGAPVLAKHLKRIYTIPVYGLGVLPGTDEGGIYTLNAARSFQTFVREVDNLLVFDNDSWRQTGESVEGGYEQINEEIVRRFGILFGAGEVGDGQEVAESVVDSSEIINTLSGGGVSTVGFASEEVELNTGGGLLSRFTGDGGGGDDGLDAANTTNRITSLVRKAALGRLTLPCEIEGTERALLVLSGPSEYLNRKGIERGRKWLEEETGSMEVRGGDFPRQEPEVSAAILLSGVTNVPRIKRLQQVAIEAQDNIDDIQQESEENLEELVEDDEDELEPLF, from the coding sequence ATGAAGCTGGCGATGATCGGATTCGGACAGGCCGGTGGCAAGATCGTCGATCGATTCCTCGAGTACGACGATCGGACGAACAGCGGAATCGTCCGCGCGGCGATTGCCGTCAACTCCGCGAAAGCGGACCTCATCGGTCTTGACAATATTCCACAGGAGAATCGCGTACTCATCGGCCAGGCCCGTGTAAAGGGCCACGGCGTGGGTGCTGACAACGAGCTCGGCGCGGAAGTCGCCGAGGAGGACATCGACGAGGTACAGAACGCCATCGACCAGATCCCGACCCACGAGGTCGACGCGTTTCTGATCGTCGCCGGCATGGGCGGCGGCACCGGCTCGGGTGGTGCGCCAGTCCTCGCGAAACATCTGAAGCGAATCTACACGATCCCCGTCTACGGACTCGGCGTCCTGCCGGGGACGGACGAGGGTGGGATCTACACGCTCAACGCGGCTCGATCCTTCCAGACGTTCGTCCGCGAGGTCGACAACCTGCTCGTCTTCGACAACGACTCCTGGCGACAGACCGGTGAGTCCGTCGAAGGCGGCTACGAACAGATCAACGAGGAGATCGTCCGCCGCTTTGGTATCCTCTTCGGTGCCGGCGAGGTTGGCGACGGACAGGAGGTCGCAGAAAGCGTCGTCGACTCTTCGGAGATCATCAACACACTCTCGGGCGGCGGCGTCTCGACCGTCGGCTTCGCGAGCGAAGAGGTCGAGTTGAATACCGGTGGTGGCCTCCTCTCGCGGTTTACTGGCGACGGCGGCGGTGGCGACGACGGACTGGACGCTGCCAACACCACGAACCGCATCACGAGCCTCGTCCGCAAGGCCGCGCTTGGCCGGCTCACGCTGCCGTGTGAGATCGAAGGCACCGAGCGCGCCCTGCTCGTTCTCTCCGGCCCCTCGGAGTATTTGAACCGGAAAGGCATCGAACGCGGGCGCAAGTGGCTCGAGGAGGAAACCGGCAGCATGGAAGTTCGCGGTGGCGACTTCCCCCGACAGGAACCCGAAGTGTCCGCAGCGATCTTGCTCTCGGGTGTGACGAACGTCCCGCGGATCAAGCGTCTTCAGCAGGTTGCCATCGAGGCCCAGGACAACATCGACGATATCCAACAGGAAAGCGAGGAGAACTTAGAGGAACTCGTCGAGGACGACGAGGACGAACTCGAGCCGCTGTTCTAG